Proteins encoded together in one Planctopirus ephydatiae window:
- a CDS encoding aminotransferase class V-fold PLP-dependent enzyme, with translation MLAALGKHAPEYKPQPSLKQGFHKPPTSNHQPTNIKHNSPMPRLYCDNAATSFPKAPGVAEAMLKYLTECGAAAGRGTYRSALEAQAIIDQCRLKVGRFFNAPPDRFVFTLNCTDSLNLAIRGLLKPGDHVVTTLLEHNSVLRPLAWLEQTLGITQTLLTPNPQGWIEPTDLRAALRPHTRLVITTHASNVTGVIQPIDDLGTICREAGALYLVDAAQTAGILPLDMSSQPVDILAMAGHKGLKGPLGTGLLYIRAGLDEEISPWRLGGTGLASEDLAPPTAGPARFEAGNQNLPGIAGLSAALDWLAGQSLQEIQEREQFSRSGWQIALSTFPGIRLILPDSPSVNILSVTAEGFSPHDLAIIFEQEYSMEARPGLHCAPLCHQWLGTLNTGGTLRVSGEC, from the coding sequence ATGCTTGCAGCACTGGGCAAGCATGCCCCGGAATACAAACCTCAGCCATCCCTCAAACAAGGCTTTCACAAACCACCAACTTCCAACCATCAACCCACAAACATCAAACACAACTCTCCCATGCCCCGACTCTACTGCGACAACGCCGCGACCAGCTTCCCCAAAGCCCCCGGTGTCGCCGAAGCCATGCTCAAGTACCTCACCGAGTGCGGGGCTGCAGCCGGCCGAGGCACCTACCGCTCCGCTCTCGAAGCTCAAGCGATCATCGATCAATGCCGTCTCAAAGTCGGGCGGTTCTTCAATGCCCCCCCCGATCGCTTTGTCTTCACCCTCAACTGCACCGATAGCCTCAATCTGGCCATTCGCGGCTTGCTGAAGCCCGGCGACCATGTCGTCACCACCCTGCTCGAGCACAATTCCGTCCTCCGCCCCCTCGCCTGGCTCGAACAAACCCTCGGCATCACCCAGACCCTGCTCACTCCCAACCCTCAAGGCTGGATTGAACCCACCGATCTCCGCGCTGCCCTCAGGCCCCACACCCGGCTCGTCATCACCACCCACGCCAGCAACGTCACCGGCGTTATCCAGCCCATCGACGATCTGGGCACCATCTGCCGGGAAGCTGGTGCTCTCTACCTTGTGGATGCCGCGCAGACAGCCGGGATTCTCCCGCTGGACATGTCTTCCCAGCCTGTCGATATCCTTGCCATGGCAGGGCACAAAGGCTTGAAGGGCCCTCTCGGCACCGGCCTGCTCTACATTCGAGCGGGCCTTGATGAAGAAATTTCCCCCTGGCGACTGGGCGGCACAGGCCTCGCCAGCGAAGATCTCGCCCCACCCACGGCAGGGCCCGCCAGGTTCGAGGCCGGCAATCAGAATCTCCCGGGCATCGCCGGACTTTCCGCCGCCCTGGATTGGTTAGCCGGGCAATCCTTGCAGGAAATTCAAGAGCGCGAGCAATTTTCTCGTTCGGGCTGGCAAATTGCTCTTTCCACATTTCCGGGAATTCGGCTAATTTTGCCGGACAGTCCGAGTGTGAACATTTTAAGCGTGACGGCGGAAGGATTCTCGCCGCACGATTTGGCGATCATTTTTGAACAGGAATACAGCATGGAAGCCCGCCCCGGCCTACACTGTGCCCCCCTCTGCCACCAATGGCTAGGCACCCTAAACACCGGCGGCACTCTGCGCGTGAGTGGCGAGTGCTAA
- a CDS encoding DUF3299 domain-containing protein yields MNMSAVNSAVIDPGSDAVEVSGQISPLDSPKEVDGTGETLPREDVVEKSVATTRVSSLGLDLPQGGYSEEEFSYRPVPVLVSISAGLVILGLSSFLTEWMLILPLLGMFAALMALRKIRNSEGAYSGAGACKAMIVCASLIIVGAGSLHAMAYITEVPEGYQRVSFASDISAHGMKVVEGKVELPEAVQKLQNQPIFIKGYMYPSKQTAGITKFLLCKDSGDCCFGGAPKPTDMILISIPKEKAVDFSPGLKAVAGTFTLANGAEADGQSPVYQLNADQFYSPARTAY; encoded by the coding sequence ATGAATATGAGTGCCGTGAACTCTGCCGTGATTGACCCAGGCTCCGACGCCGTCGAAGTGTCGGGCCAGATTTCCCCATTGGATAGCCCCAAAGAAGTGGATGGCACGGGAGAAACTCTGCCTCGTGAAGATGTCGTCGAAAAAAGCGTCGCGACAACTCGTGTGAGTTCATTGGGCCTCGACTTGCCTCAAGGTGGCTATTCGGAAGAAGAGTTCTCTTACCGACCGGTTCCCGTGCTCGTTTCGATCTCCGCAGGCCTGGTGATTCTGGGTCTTTCGTCGTTTTTGACAGAATGGATGCTCATTTTGCCCTTGCTGGGGATGTTTGCAGCCCTGATGGCGCTACGGAAGATTCGCAATTCCGAAGGAGCCTATTCGGGTGCCGGAGCCTGCAAAGCGATGATTGTCTGCGCGTCGCTGATCATCGTCGGGGCTGGCTCGCTGCATGCTATGGCCTATATTACGGAAGTCCCCGAAGGGTATCAGCGGGTGAGCTTTGCTTCGGATATCAGTGCTCACGGCATGAAGGTGGTTGAAGGGAAGGTGGAGCTACCCGAAGCTGTTCAGAAACTGCAGAACCAACCGATCTTCATCAAAGGCTACATGTACCCGTCCAAGCAGACGGCTGGGATCACCAAGTTTTTACTCTGCAAAGACAGTGGGGATTGCTGTTTTGGTGGAGCGCCCAAGCCAACGGATATGATTCTCATCAGCATTCCCAAAGAGAAAGCTGTGGATTTTTCTCCCGGACTCAAAGCGGTGGCTGGGACATTTACATTGGCCAATGGAGCCGAAGCTGACGGGCAGTCACCGGTTTACCAGTTGAATGCCGATCAGTTTTACAGTCCTGCCCGCACGGCTTATTGA